The Medicago truncatula cultivar Jemalong A17 chromosome 4, MtrunA17r5.0-ANR, whole genome shotgun sequence genome includes a region encoding these proteins:
- the LOC11445516 gene encoding putative pectinesterase/pectinesterase inhibitor 45 produces the protein MAFQDFDLINERRKSEKRAQMRKRIIIGVISSVVFVGLIGCAFFVATTKYNPFGGGGGGSHPEDSSTANGSKHVAHSEKVVKLVCSSADYKEKCEGPLNKAVEKDPKLQHPKDLLKVYLKTVEDEVNKAFNKTNSFKFNTKEEKAAFEDCKEMIQYAKDDLATSIDQLSEADMKKLASKTPDLNSWLSAVITFQETCVDGFPDGKLKTDLQKLFQGSREFVSNSLAIVSQVSTFLSSLQTMGAPRMLLSDNSPVASMDSEGIPSWIQSEERRVLKAADIRPKPNVVVAKDGSGNFRTISAALAAIPPNFLGRYVIYVKEGVYDEVVTITDKMKDITIYGDGSQKSIITGSKNFRDGVTTINTASFVVLGEGFLGLAMGFRNTAGPEGHQAVAARVQADRAVFANCRFEGFQDTLYTVAHRQFFRSCIITGTIDFIFGDAAVIFQNCILVVKKPSVGQSNAVTAQGRLDNKQNTAIVLHKCTIKADDALVPVKATVKSYLGRPWKQFSRTVVMESDIGDFISPEGWSPWNGNFALSTLYYAEYANTGPGASTTARVKWPTFKVINKAEASKWTVGTYLTGTWVQNSGVPSQLGLYK, from the exons atggcGTTTCAAGATTTCGACCTCATCAATGAACGACGAAAAAGTGAGAAGAGAGCACAAATGAGGAAAAGGATCATCATTGGAGTTATTTCTTCCGTTGTCTTCGTCGGTCTCATAGGTTGTGCATTCTTTGTTGCTACCACAAAATACAATCcttttggtggtggtggtggtggtagtcATCCAGAAGACAGTTCAACCGCTAATGGTAGCAAACATGTTGCACATTCAGAAAAGGTAGTGAAATTGGTATGCAGTTCTGCagattacaaagaaaaatgtgaaGGACCTCTTAACAAAGCAGTGGAAAAGGATCCTAAACTTCAACACCCTAAAGACCTTCTCAAAGTTTATCTTAAAACTGTAGAGGATGAGGTTAACAAAgccttcaacaaaacaaattcattcaaatttaaCACTAAAGAAGAGAAAGCTGCATTTGAGGATTGTAAAGAGATGATTCAATACGCTAAGGATGATTTAGCTACCTCTATTGATCAACTTAGTGAAGCTGACATGAAAAAACTTGCTTCAAAAACACCTGACTTGAACAGTTGGTTAAGTGCTGTTATCACTTTCCAAGAAACTTGCGTTGATGGTTTTCCTGATGGAAAATTGAAGACTGATCTTCAGAAATTGTTTCAGGGTTCTAGGGAATTTGTTAGCAATTCTCTTGCTATTGTGTCTCAGGTTTCTACATTCCTTTCTTCATTGCAGACAATGGGGGCCCCCCGTATGTTGTTGTCTGATAACTCCCCTGTTGCTTCTATGGATTCTGAAGGTATTCCTTCATGGATTCAATCTGAAGAGAGAAGGGTGTTGAAGGCTGCTGATATTAGACCTAAACCTAATGTCGTTGTTGCTAAAGATGGCAGTGGTAACTTCAGAACCATCTCTGCAGCTTTGGCCGCCATCCCTCCAAATTTCCTTGGAAG GTATGTGATTTATGTTAAAGAAGGAGTGTACGATGAGGTAGTGACAATAACAGATAAAATGAAAGATATAACCATCTATGGTGATGGATCACAAAAGAGTATCATCACTGGTAGCAAAAACTTTAGGGATGGAGTCACGACCATCAACACCGCAAGTTTTG TGGTGCTAGGAGAAGGATTTTTGGGTCTAGCAATGGGATTCAGAAACACAGCTGGTCCTGAAGGACATCAAGCAGTAGCAGCTAGAGTCCAAGCAGATCGTGCTGTGTTTGCCAACTGCCGTTTTGAAGGCTTCCAAGACACGCTATACACAGTGGCACATAGACAATTCTTCCGTAGCTGCATCATAACAGGAACAATCGATTTCATCTTTGGTGACGCAGCCGTTATATTCCAAAACTGCATCTTGGTTGTTAAAAAACCAAGTGTCGGCCAAAGTAACGCGGTGACAGCACAAGGAAGAttggacaacaaacaaaatACAGCAATTGTTCTACATAAATGTACAATTAAAGCTGATGACGCATTGGTTCCTGTTAAAGCCACAGTAAAAAGTTACCTTGGTAGACCTTGGAAGCAATTTTCAAGAACAGTTGTTATGGAAAGTGATATTGGTGATTTTATTAGCCCTGAGGGATGGTCACCTTGGAATGGAAACTTTGCTTTAAGTACACTGTATTATGCTGAGTATGCTAACACTGGACCTGGTGCTAGTACTACTGCTAGAGTTAAGTGGCCTACTTTCAAAGTTATTAACAAAGCAGAAGCTAGTAAGTGGACTGTAGGAACATACTTGACAGGTACATGGGTTCAAAACTCAGGTGTACCTTCACAGCTTGGATTgtacaaataa
- the LOC11441702 gene encoding probable pectinesterase/pectinesterase inhibitor 12, whose protein sequence is MANLSSKLFLLLLTIFHSPTSAFNNTTSSSTTLHAKISSIKSFCRNTPYPEVCFNSSKLSISIDINPNIINILLHSLQVSISETTKLSNQFNNAHSNIVENKRGAIQDCEELQQSTLSSLKRSLSGIRSSKSRKLVDARTYLSAALTNKNTCLESLDSASGTLKQVLVDSVINTYKHVSNSLSMFPKPEVRASKGHGNRRLMDALMWLSSKDHRRFLQSTDNVIVVAADGTGNFSTINEAIEFAPNNSYARIIIYVKEGIYEENVEISSNKTNIVLLGDGRDQTVITGNRSDVDGWTTFRSATLAVSGEGFLARDIAFENKAGPEKHQAVALRVNADVTAFYKCAMYGYQDTLYVHSFRQFYRECDIFGTIDYIFGNAAVVLQACNIISRMPLPNQYTVITAQSRDSPDEDTGISIQNCSILATTDLYNNYNNIKSYLGRPWRVYSRTVFIESYIDVFIDPMGWTKWSSDDDKGLDTLYYGEFANYGPGSATDNRVKWLGYHLMDFDSANNFTVSEFIIGDAWIGSTSFPYDDGI, encoded by the exons ATGGCTAATTTATCTTCTaaactctttcttcttctcttaaCAATCTTCCATTCACCCACTTCAGCTTTCAACAACACCACTTCTTCCTCAACAACATTGCATGCAAAAATCTCTTCAATAAAATCCTTCTGCAGAAATACTCCATATCCTGAAGTATGCTTCAATTCATCAAAACTCTCCATCTCAATAGACATAAATCCAAACATCATTAACATCCTTCTTCATTCCCTCCAAGTATCAATATCTGAAACCACAAAGCTCTCTAATCAATTCAACAATGCTCACTCAAACATCGTAGAGAACAAAAGAGGAGCTATACAAGATTGCGAAGAACTTCAACAATCTACCTTATCTTCACTAAAAAGATCATTGTCTGGAATTCGTTCATCAAAATCTAGAAAGTTAGTTGATGCAAGAACTTATCTAAGTGCAGCCCTTACCAACAAGAACACATGTTTAGAAAGCTTAGATTCTGCTTCAGGTACACTGAAGCAAGTTTTAGTTGATTCAGTGATCAACACTTACAAACATGTTAGTAATTCTCTGTCAATGTTTCCTAAGCCTGAGGTAAGAGCTTCTAAAGGACATGGAAACCGGCGTTTAATGGATGCTCTCATGTGGTTATCAAGCAAAGATCACCGCAGGTTCTTGCAAAGCACCGACAATGTGATTGTTGTGGCTGCAGATGGAACGGGAAACTTTAGCACCATTAATGAAGCCATTGAATTTGCTCCAAATAACAGCTATGCTAGGATAATAATCTATGTAAAAGAAGGGATATATGaggaaaatgttgaaatttcaaGCAATAAAACCAATATTGTTCTACTTGGTGATGGAAGGGATCAAACTGTCATTACTGGCAATAGAAGTGATGTTGATGGATGGACCACCTTCAGATCTGCAACTTTAG CGGTTTCTGGCGAAGGCTTTCTGGCACGTGATATAGCTTTTGAGAACAAGGCAGGACCAGAGAAGCATCAAGCAGTTGCATTAAGAGTGAACGCAGACGTAACAGCTTTTTACAAATGTGCAATGTATGGTTACCAAGACACACTTTATGTTCACTCATTTAGACAATTCTATAGAGAGTGTGACATTTTTGGGACCATAGATTACATATTTGGAAATGCAGCAGTAGTTTTACAAGCATGTAACATTATATCAAGAATGCCATTACCTAACCAATACACTGTAATCACTGCACAGTCAAGAGATTCACCTGATGAAGACACTGGCATCTCAATCCAAAACTGTTCAATTTTAGCTACTACTGATTTGTATAACAACTATAACAACATCAAGAGTTACCTTGGAAGGCCTTGGAGGGTTTATTCTAGGACTGTTTTCATTGAGTCTTACATTGATGTGTTCATTGATCCAATGGGATGGACGAAATGGTCTTCTGATGATGATAAAGGGTTGGACACTTTGTATTATGGTGAGTTTGCAAATTATGGACCTGGTTCTGCGACGGATAACCGAGTAAAATGGTTAGGGTATCATTTAATGGATTTTGATAGTGCAAATAATTTCACTGTTTCAGAGTTTATTATCGGTGATGCTTGGATTGGTTCTACTTCTTTTCCTTATGATGACGGGATTTGA